One Sediminicola sp. YIK13 DNA segment encodes these proteins:
- a CDS encoding S9 family peptidase: MKKLHFSLLFILGFIVAVTAQDKQIPLEEIWNGEFRTEGMDVLRSMNSGTEYTVLNSYRDTKSSMIDKFAYSTLEKLETIVSSADSKEIPYFTSYEFSQDESKILLATEIEPIFRRSTLGVFYLYDVASKSVIKIADKKIQEPTLSPDGSKVAYVQDNNLFVFNVVDKTTVQVTMDGVKNKIINGVTDWVYEEEFGFVRAFEWNSVGTKIAFIRFDESEVPEFSMDLYGSELYPSRHEFKYPKAGENNAVVSLHLYDVANGKVSMVDLGDAYYIPRIKWMNNANNLSVQILNRHQDLLKLISVNAINNQVSLLLEENDKAYVDITDNLTFLADDSFIWSSEKDGYNHLYLYDSKGKLKNQVTKGSWEVTSYYGYDKKTDKIYYQSTENGSINRDVYSIGRNGKNKKRLTEKTGQNYASFSADFTYFINTFSSATTPPVYTLHKAQTGKELKKIKDNQALLEKLEAYAISPKEFSTIAINGNDLNMWMIKPQDFDATKQYPLLMFQYSGPGSQSVANRWMSSNDYWYQMLAAEGYIIACVDGRGTGLKGRDFKKVTQLELGKYEVEDQITAATSLSDLPYIDENRTGIWGWSYGGFMSTNCLLKGNDVFEMAIAVAPVTSWSFYDTIYTERFMKTPAENPSGYDDNSPFNYPELLKGKYLLVHGSGDDNVHVQNSMRMIEALVQANKQFDWAIYPDKNHGIYGGNTRLHLFTKMTNFIKENL, encoded by the coding sequence ATGAAAAAACTACACTTCTCACTCTTATTTATTTTAGGTTTTATAGTTGCCGTTACAGCCCAGGACAAGCAAATTCCTTTGGAGGAAATTTGGAATGGTGAATTCAGGACTGAGGGCATGGACGTACTGAGGTCTATGAACAGCGGAACAGAATATACCGTTCTGAACAGCTATCGGGATACGAAATCTTCCATGATCGACAAATTTGCCTATTCCACCCTGGAAAAGTTGGAGACTATAGTTTCTTCTGCTGACAGTAAAGAAATTCCATATTTTACTTCCTACGAATTTAGTCAGGATGAAAGTAAAATATTATTGGCAACTGAAATTGAGCCAATTTTTAGACGTTCTACATTAGGTGTTTTTTATTTGTACGACGTTGCTTCCAAATCCGTCATCAAAATAGCTGACAAAAAAATCCAGGAGCCAACATTATCTCCAGATGGGTCTAAGGTTGCCTATGTGCAAGACAATAATTTATTTGTTTTCAATGTAGTAGATAAAACTACCGTCCAAGTCACAATGGACGGTGTTAAAAACAAGATCATCAATGGGGTGACCGACTGGGTATATGAAGAAGAATTTGGATTTGTTCGCGCCTTTGAATGGAATTCCGTTGGAACCAAAATTGCGTTCATTCGCTTTGATGAATCAGAAGTACCCGAATTTTCAATGGACCTGTACGGGTCTGAATTATATCCAAGTAGACATGAGTTTAAATACCCAAAGGCGGGGGAGAACAACGCTGTTGTTTCTTTGCACCTATACGATGTTGCAAATGGCAAGGTCTCTATGGTAGACCTGGGAGATGCCTATTACATTCCACGGATCAAATGGATGAACAATGCCAATAATCTCAGTGTCCAAATATTGAACCGCCATCAGGATCTTTTAAAATTGATATCTGTAAATGCAATTAATAATCAGGTATCACTTCTTTTGGAAGAGAATGACAAGGCCTATGTAGATATTACGGACAACCTAACTTTCTTGGCTGATGATAGTTTTATCTGGAGTAGCGAAAAGGATGGCTACAATCATTTGTACCTATATGATTCCAAAGGAAAGTTAAAGAATCAGGTCACCAAAGGTTCTTGGGAAGTAACCAGTTATTATGGTTACGACAAGAAAACGGATAAGATCTATTACCAGTCTACAGAAAACGGATCTATCAATAGGGATGTCTACAGTATTGGCCGCAATGGGAAAAACAAAAAAAGGCTGACCGAGAAAACAGGACAGAATTATGCCTCTTTTAGTGCCGATTTCACCTATTTCATAAATACATTTTCCAGTGCTACTACGCCACCGGTGTATACCTTGCATAAGGCCCAAACTGGAAAGGAATTAAAGAAAATCAAGGATAACCAGGCCCTTCTTGAGAAATTGGAGGCGTATGCCATAAGTCCTAAAGAATTTTCTACAATTGCGATCAACGGCAACGACCTCAATATGTGGATGATCAAACCACAAGATTTCGATGCTACAAAGCAGTATCCTTTATTGATGTTCCAATACAGTGGCCCAGGCTCACAGTCCGTCGCCAATAGATGGATGTCCTCAAATGATTATTGGTACCAGATGTTGGCTGCCGAGGGATATATCATTGCTTGTGTAGACGGTAGGGGTACAGGATTGAAAGGAAGGGATTTTAAGAAGGTTACCCAATTGGAATTAGGAAAATACGAGGTTGAAGACCAAATTACCGCTGCTACTTCCTTGAGTGATCTTCCTTATATTGATGAAAATCGTACTGGAATATGGGGATGGAGCTATGGTGGCTTCATGTCCACTAATTGCTTGCTTAAAGGAAATGATGTGTTTGAAATGGCAATTGCCGTTGCTCCAGTAACTTCTTGGAGTTTCTACGATACTATTTACACGGAGCGATTTATGAAGACCCCAGCGGAAAACCCAAGTGGGTATGATGATAATTCCCCATTTAATTACCCGGAATTGCTGAAGGGTAAATATTTGTTGGTACATGGATCTGGCGATGATAACGTTCATGTACAAAATTCCATGCGCATGATTGAAGCCTTGGTACAAGCTAACAAACAGTTTGATTGGGCCATTTATCCCGATAAAAATCACGGAATATACGGGGGCAACACCAGACTGCACCTGTTTACCAAAATGACCAACTTTATTAAAGAGAACCTTTAA
- a CDS encoding hydroxymethylglutaryl-CoA reductase, degradative translates to MTPIEGFSKLTKEEKIEWISTKYTDNSKETTATIKRYWNEDKELQKLHDEFIENTITNFYLPLGIAPNFLINDKLFAIPLAIEESSVVAAASKAAKFWLHRGGFKTEVLGTEKIGQVHFMYKGDSQQLETFFNGIKSKLLEETIPITKNMTKRGGGITNILLRNKSNELKNYYQLHCTFETLDAMGANFINSCLEQLALTLKQEALKYSGFTEEEKDIEIVMSILSNYVPNCLVRAEVSCPVKDLKEGNEVSALEFAEKMVRAVDIAKVEPFRAVTHNKGIMNGIDAVVLATGNDFRAVEAGIHAYASKNGRYTSLTHASIEDDIFRFWIEVPLALGTVGGLTSLHPLAKMALDILDRPSAKELMQLVAVAGLAQNFAAVRSLVTTGIQQGHMKMHLMNILNQMQATEEEKNTLVHHFKKNTVTHNAVVEAMQVLRKGQ, encoded by the coding sequence ATGACCCCTATAGAAGGATTCTCAAAGCTTACCAAAGAAGAAAAAATAGAATGGATTTCTACCAAATACACAGATAACTCCAAGGAAACCACGGCGACAATTAAACGGTATTGGAATGAAGACAAAGAACTCCAAAAGCTACATGATGAGTTCATAGAAAACACCATCACCAACTTTTACCTACCCCTGGGCATTGCACCCAACTTTTTAATAAATGACAAACTGTTCGCCATACCCCTGGCCATTGAGGAGAGCTCTGTGGTGGCTGCCGCAAGTAAGGCTGCTAAATTTTGGCTCCATCGCGGTGGATTTAAAACCGAGGTATTGGGTACAGAAAAAATTGGACAAGTACATTTTATGTACAAAGGGGACAGCCAACAATTAGAGACATTCTTTAACGGCATAAAATCCAAACTATTGGAGGAAACGATTCCAATAACTAAAAATATGACCAAAAGGGGTGGCGGCATCACCAACATCCTTTTACGGAATAAGAGCAACGAACTTAAGAACTATTACCAACTCCATTGCACCTTTGAAACATTGGATGCCATGGGTGCCAATTTCATCAATTCCTGTTTGGAACAATTAGCACTCACACTTAAACAAGAAGCGTTGAAATATTCGGGGTTCACCGAGGAAGAGAAGGATATTGAAATTGTAATGAGCATCCTTTCCAATTATGTTCCCAATTGTTTGGTAAGAGCAGAGGTCAGCTGCCCAGTTAAAGACCTGAAAGAGGGAAATGAAGTTTCAGCCTTGGAGTTTGCAGAAAAAATGGTGCGTGCCGTAGACATAGCGAAAGTAGAGCCATTTAGAGCGGTTACCCATAACAAGGGCATCATGAACGGGATCGATGCAGTTGTGCTGGCAACCGGAAACGACTTCAGGGCAGTGGAAGCTGGAATCCATGCCTACGCATCCAAAAATGGACGGTACACTAGTTTGACCCATGCCTCTATAGAAGATGACATCTTTAGATTCTGGATAGAAGTACCTTTGGCCTTGGGAACCGTAGGCGGATTGACAAGTTTACATCCTTTGGCAAAAATGGCCTTGGATATATTGGATAGGCCCTCAGCAAAGGAATTAATGCAGTTGGTGGCAGTTGCTGGTTTGGCACAGAATTTTGCAGCAGTAAGATCCTTGGTCACCACAGGTATACAACAAGGGCATATGAAAATGCATTTGATGAATATCCTGAACCAGATGCAGGCAACTGAAGAAGAAAAAAACACCTTGGTACACCACTTTAAAAAGAATACGGTTACTCACAATGCTGTGGTAGAAGCAATGCAGGTATTACGAAAAGGGCAATGA
- a CDS encoding GYDIA family GHMP kinase encodes MKKHYYSNGKLLVTGEYAVLDGALSLALPTKYGQSLNISPKEGEYIVWKSYTHTKEIWFETIFELADIIHYVPVSRTSSTIAKASVRETLLRILNAAYQLNSNFLNNTKGLLVETHLNFPRDWGLGSSSTLINNIAQWAQVDAFKLLWDSFAGSGYDIACAQHKTPILYHLKKDIPVVEAVRFDPPFKNQLYFIHLNQKQNSRDGIAQYREKEFNLPHLISTVNEITKNLLKCQDLKEFNSLIDKHERLIADNLQMETVKAKQFPDFPGSIKSLGAWGGDFILATGTKETLNYFNKKGFKTVIPYSEMIL; translated from the coding sequence ATGAAAAAACACTATTATAGCAACGGCAAACTTTTGGTAACAGGTGAATACGCTGTACTGGATGGCGCCCTCAGTCTGGCCTTGCCTACAAAGTATGGACAATCTCTAAATATTTCCCCAAAAGAAGGGGAATACATTGTTTGGAAGAGTTACACCCACACAAAAGAAATATGGTTCGAAACCATTTTTGAACTAGCTGATATTATTCATTACGTACCTGTATCAAGGACCTCCTCAACTATAGCAAAAGCTTCGGTTAGGGAGACCCTACTGCGCATCTTGAATGCTGCCTATCAATTAAATTCCAATTTCCTTAATAACACCAAAGGACTTCTGGTGGAGACACATTTAAATTTTCCAAGGGATTGGGGATTGGGATCTTCCTCTACCCTTATCAACAACATAGCCCAGTGGGCTCAAGTGGATGCCTTTAAATTGCTTTGGGACTCATTTGCTGGCAGTGGGTATGATATTGCATGCGCACAACACAAAACACCCATCCTATACCATTTAAAAAAGGATATACCAGTAGTAGAGGCAGTACGCTTTGATCCTCCTTTTAAAAACCAACTATATTTTATACATCTTAATCAGAAACAAAACAGCCGGGATGGCATTGCCCAATATCGAGAAAAGGAGTTTAATCTTCCCCATTTGATCTCCACAGTCAATGAAATCACCAAGAATCTTCTAAAGTGTCAGGATTTAAAGGAATTCAATTCTCTGATTGACAAACACGAGCGATTAATAGCAGATAATTTGCAAATGGAAACCGTTAAAGCGAAGCAGTTTCCCGATTTTCCCGGAAGTATTAAAAGTTTAGGAGCCTGGGGAGGTGATTTTATTTTGGCCACAGGCACAAAAGAAACCCTAAACTACTTCAACAAAAAGGGTTTCAAAACTGTTATTCCCTATTCTGAAATGATTCTATAA
- a CDS encoding peptidylprolyl isomerase, translating to MAVLEKIRKRTTVLILIIGLALFAFVISGVFSSDGFSGGKVGSSVAEINGEEISIDEFRQKVEAASRRFGPQASSMQMVNTVWEQEVRNMVLGQQFEELGIDIEQDQIVNYISSNPAYSQSPQFLNEDGVFDANKFRGFIADLKTNNPAQYEIWLQEEKAIIQMAKEQTYFNLIRAGVGATLKEGEFEYKLANDKVDLSYVRVPYTSISDSAIQVSKKEIENYISAHKKDFKQDEARDIRFVYFEEKASLEDENAVKEEIVKLLDDTVEYNASKDANDTLVGFRKSTDLAAFLDRNSDLKYDTIYKAKNDLPAKFADSLINLPIGGIYGPYRDGNFFKFSKMVDKKPNGSVKASHILISFAGAERANPEVQRTKEEAEKEAKELLAEAKKTGVVFAELARDKSDGPSAPRGGDLGYFQEGVMTEKFNDVAFNNPVGYIGLVETEFGFHIVKVDDKQDIYRIATLAREIEPSEETTNKLFTDATKFEMETADSKENFAALAKSKDYVVRPVNKIKAMDENLPGLSAQRPVVQWAFNEDTKVGDIKRFNINNGYAVVQLTATYKEGVMSPEDASVIVLPKIRKDKKAERIIEANKGKSMDALATDNNVSVATASALTMQAPTIPGAGREPLVVGRAFAIDKGNTSGLIKGETGVFMVKVINKEEAPKLDNYSTYANNVKAANESKVSSAVFAALKEAAEIEDKRSIFY from the coding sequence ATGGCAGTATTAGAGAAGATTAGAAAACGAACCACCGTATTGATTTTGATCATAGGGTTGGCTTTGTTTGCATTTGTGATTTCAGGTGTATTCAGCAGTGATGGCTTTTCTGGCGGGAAGGTTGGTTCTTCTGTGGCAGAAATAAATGGCGAAGAAATCTCTATAGATGAGTTTAGGCAAAAAGTAGAAGCGGCCTCAAGAAGATTTGGTCCACAGGCATCTTCCATGCAAATGGTGAATACTGTTTGGGAACAAGAAGTTCGCAATATGGTATTGGGTCAGCAATTTGAAGAGCTTGGCATCGATATTGAACAAGATCAGATCGTAAATTATATCAGCAGTAATCCTGCGTATAGCCAAAGTCCTCAGTTCTTAAATGAAGATGGGGTATTCGACGCCAATAAATTCCGTGGGTTTATTGCAGACCTTAAAACGAATAATCCAGCTCAGTATGAGATCTGGTTGCAGGAAGAAAAAGCCATTATACAAATGGCCAAAGAGCAGACCTATTTCAACCTTATAAGAGCAGGTGTTGGAGCAACGCTAAAAGAGGGAGAGTTCGAATACAAGTTGGCAAACGATAAGGTAGATCTAAGTTACGTACGCGTACCTTATACTTCAATTTCAGATAGTGCCATTCAGGTAAGTAAAAAAGAGATTGAAAATTATATTTCTGCCCATAAGAAAGATTTTAAACAAGATGAGGCTAGGGACATTCGTTTTGTTTATTTTGAAGAGAAAGCATCTTTGGAAGATGAAAATGCCGTCAAGGAAGAAATAGTTAAATTATTGGACGACACTGTTGAGTATAATGCATCTAAAGATGCCAACGATACTCTAGTTGGTTTTAGAAAGAGCACTGATTTGGCAGCTTTCTTGGATAGGAATTCAGATTTGAAGTATGATACCATCTACAAGGCTAAGAATGATCTACCAGCAAAATTTGCAGATTCTTTGATCAATTTGCCTATTGGTGGAATTTATGGTCCATACAGAGATGGAAATTTCTTCAAGTTTTCTAAAATGGTCGACAAAAAGCCGAATGGTTCTGTGAAAGCGAGCCACATCCTAATTTCTTTTGCAGGTGCTGAAAGAGCTAATCCGGAGGTTCAAAGAACTAAGGAAGAGGCTGAAAAAGAGGCTAAAGAACTTTTGGCAGAAGCTAAGAAGACTGGAGTTGTTTTTGCGGAATTGGCTAGGGATAAATCAGACGGACCTTCTGCTCCACGAGGAGGAGACCTTGGGTATTTCCAAGAAGGTGTGATGACCGAAAAGTTCAATGATGTTGCTTTCAATAACCCGGTAGGTTATATTGGACTTGTGGAAACAGAATTTGGATTTCACATTGTAAAGGTAGATGATAAACAAGATATTTATCGAATTGCTACTTTAGCAAGGGAAATAGAGCCTTCAGAGGAAACAACAAATAAATTGTTTACCGATGCCACTAAATTTGAGATGGAAACTGCAGATTCTAAAGAGAATTTTGCTGCATTGGCAAAATCCAAAGATTATGTGGTAAGACCTGTAAACAAAATAAAGGCTATGGATGAGAACCTTCCTGGGCTATCTGCTCAAAGACCTGTGGTTCAGTGGGCTTTTAACGAGGATACCAAGGTGGGTGATATCAAGCGTTTTAATATCAATAATGGCTATGCAGTGGTTCAATTGACAGCAACTTATAAAGAAGGTGTTATGTCTCCTGAAGATGCATCAGTGATTGTGCTTCCTAAAATTAGAAAGGACAAAAAAGCTGAACGTATAATAGAGGCCAACAAAGGAAAATCTATGGACGCTTTGGCCACGGACAACAACGTAAGCGTGGCAACGGCATCCGCATTAACCATGCAGGCACCAACCATTCCAGGTGCTGGAAGGGAACCATTGGTTGTAGGAAGGGCATTTGCGATTGACAAGGGGAATACTTCTGGATTGATCAAGGGTGAAACCGGTGTGTTTATGGTAAAGGTTATAAATAAGGAAGAAGCTCCTAAATTGGACAATTATAGTACATATGCCAATAACGTTAAGGCTGCTAATGAATCTAAGGTAAGTTCGGCAGTTTTTGCAGCTTTAAAAGAGGCAGCAGAGATTGAAGATAAAAGATCTATCTTCTACTAA
- a CDS encoding hemolysin family protein, whose product MEIAFISANKIHIEIEKKQEGILAKVLTRLTRKPSKFIASMLIGNNIALVVYGFYMGDLLMQWFQGLYPSPYGLVNIMLTDFSLVAQTIISTLVILFTAEFLPKVLFQIYSNTLLKLLAVPAYLFYILFSVISEFVIWVSDFILKAFFKTDGDEVQLAFSKIELGDYITEQMETVEEEDEVDSEIQIFQNALEFSAVKAREVMIPRTEITAVELHEKPKNLVKLFTETGFSKILIYKDTVDNIIGYVHSYELFKKPKTIKSVLLPVEFVPETMMISDILNVLIKKRKSIAVVLDEYGGTSGIMTVEDIVEELFGEIEDEHDSTDLLEEKIDENNYKFSARLEVDYINENYKLNLPESDEYETLGGLIVNETGEIPEQDSQIVIGNFMFTVLEASNTKIDMVSLQISDND is encoded by the coding sequence ATGGAAATAGCGTTTATTTCTGCGAATAAGATTCATATAGAAATAGAGAAAAAACAGGAAGGTATTCTAGCCAAAGTTCTCACTAGGCTCACTCGGAAACCATCCAAGTTTATCGCTTCCATGCTTATAGGCAATAACATTGCCTTGGTGGTCTATGGATTTTATATGGGGGATCTCCTCATGCAGTGGTTTCAAGGGTTGTATCCGTCGCCATATGGCTTGGTCAATATTATGTTGACCGATTTTAGTTTAGTGGCACAAACTATTATTTCTACCTTGGTCATTCTTTTTACGGCAGAGTTTTTACCCAAAGTGCTTTTCCAGATCTATTCCAATACCCTTCTTAAGTTATTGGCAGTCCCAGCCTATCTTTTTTACATACTTTTCTCTGTTATTTCTGAATTTGTTATTTGGGTGTCCGATTTTATTTTGAAGGCATTCTTTAAAACAGATGGGGATGAAGTGCAATTGGCTTTCAGTAAAATTGAGCTCGGAGATTACATCACGGAGCAAATGGAAACTGTGGAAGAAGAAGATGAGGTGGATTCTGAAATTCAGATCTTTCAGAATGCCCTGGAGTTTTCTGCGGTAAAAGCAAGGGAGGTAATGATACCTCGGACCGAGATCACGGCGGTAGAATTACATGAAAAACCAAAAAATTTAGTCAAGCTATTTACGGAGACAGGGTTTTCGAAAATTCTTATATACAAGGATACTGTGGACAATATCATTGGATATGTACATTCCTATGAGCTTTTTAAAAAGCCAAAGACCATTAAAAGTGTGCTGCTGCCTGTTGAATTTGTCCCTGAGACCATGATGATCAGTGACATCCTAAACGTCCTTATTAAAAAACGAAAGAGTATTGCTGTTGTTTTGGATGAATATGGGGGTACCTCGGGTATCATGACTGTGGAGGATATCGTGGAGGAGCTTTTTGGGGAGATTGAGGATGAACACGATTCTACAGATCTGCTTGAAGAAAAAATTGACGAAAACAATTATAAATTTTCTGCTAGGTTAGAGGTGGACTATATCAATGAAAATTATAAGTTGAACCTACCTGAGAGTGACGAGTATGAGACCCTGGGAGGGCTTATTGTCAATGAGACCGGAGAAATTCCAGAGCAAGATTCTCAAATTGTAATAGGGAATTTTATGTTTACGGTGTTGGAAGCTTCCAATACCAAGATCGATATGGTAAGTCTTCAAATTTCAGATAACGATTAA
- the lptC gene encoding LPS export ABC transporter periplasmic protein LptC — MYNLFKNNFKSIAVVFSMAMFFLSCKDNYKRVGKEAAELIYPQGVAQNFTLTYTETKNEVGSEGVESTKIIAVLSSPSTEDFDNLRFRYRTFPDGLKVDFYDDQNNKSIIKADYGIIYSDTNLIDLQGNVVIETHDGKMLETPQLYWDRANEWIFTQAKFKYTNPEDGTVMDGEGMDFNKDFSFFSAHRTYGFMSIKEE; from the coding sequence ATGTACAATCTTTTTAAAAATAATTTCAAGAGCATTGCCGTAGTTTTTTCTATGGCAATGTTTTTTTTATCCTGTAAAGACAATTATAAAAGAGTGGGTAAAGAGGCAGCAGAATTGATTTACCCCCAAGGCGTAGCCCAAAATTTCACACTTACCTATACGGAAACAAAAAACGAGGTGGGCAGCGAAGGTGTTGAGTCCACTAAAATTATTGCCGTTTTATCCAGCCCCAGCACAGAAGATTTTGATAACCTTAGATTTAGGTATAGAACTTTTCCCGATGGGCTTAAGGTAGATTTTTATGATGACCAAAATAATAAAAGCATTATAAAGGCCGATTATGGGATTATTTATTCTGATACAAATTTGATAGATTTACAGGGTAATGTAGTGATCGAGACCCACGATGGTAAAATGCTTGAAACACCCCAACTATATTGGGATAGGGCAAATGAATGGATTTTCACCCAGGCAAAATTTAAGTATACCAATCCGGAAGACGGTACCGTAATGGACGGGGAGGGAATGGATTTTAATAAGGATTTTAGTTTTTTCAGCGCCCATAGGACCTATGGTTTTATGAGTATTAAAGAAGAGTAA
- a CDS encoding tetratricopeptide repeat protein: MKKILYIAVFTVLGYGSINTAQAQAQNPECSNNLSIYVEHAKVKNYDAAYTPWKMVYDNCPDLNWANFPYGERILADRVEKATGADKTAAINQLEKLYDDRLKYFPQKTNKAETIIDKIILKYDNKLASNSEIYEQLHKAFTEDQDNFTNPKALYLYFSSLVDLNAEGSKDLDLVFSTYDAVMAKIDVENDKYTTIIQKLLPKEDANTLTSKEKSQMKSANSYSETYGKISESIDGKLGALANCENLIPLYEKNFEAKKTDVNWVKGAVGRMFSKECTDDPLFKKLFEAQLALDPSAEAYMYGATLKLKAGDSKGAVSDYNKALELETNAKKRSDIAYKIATTYVRSSKSSARSYAQKALDANPSNGKAYLLIASLYASSANDCGTTTFEKRAIYWKAADVARQAGRVDPALSGRSAQAATSYASKAPSKEDIFNSGMAGKTVSFSCWVGGSVTVPSL; the protein is encoded by the coding sequence ATGAAAAAGATACTTTACATCGCTGTCTTTACAGTATTGGGGTATGGGAGTATAAATACTGCTCAAGCTCAGGCTCAAAATCCTGAATGTAGCAATAACCTTTCTATATATGTTGAGCATGCAAAAGTAAAAAATTACGATGCTGCTTATACACCATGGAAAATGGTATATGATAATTGTCCTGATCTAAACTGGGCCAATTTTCCATATGGTGAGCGTATTCTAGCCGATAGGGTGGAAAAAGCTACAGGAGCGGATAAGACTGCGGCCATTAACCAATTGGAGAAATTATATGATGACAGGCTAAAATATTTTCCTCAAAAAACCAATAAGGCCGAGACCATTATCGATAAAATCATTTTAAAATATGATAATAAGTTAGCCTCAAATAGTGAGATCTACGAGCAATTGCATAAAGCTTTTACAGAAGATCAGGATAACTTTACAAATCCAAAGGCTTTGTACCTTTATTTCTCAAGTCTAGTGGATTTGAATGCCGAAGGAAGTAAGGATCTAGATTTGGTATTCTCCACCTATGATGCTGTAATGGCCAAAATAGATGTTGAGAACGACAAGTATACGACCATAATCCAAAAATTACTTCCAAAGGAAGATGCAAATACGCTGACCTCTAAGGAAAAAAGCCAGATGAAGTCGGCCAATAGCTATTCTGAAACATATGGTAAAATATCTGAAAGTATCGATGGTAAATTAGGTGCCTTGGCAAATTGCGAAAACTTGATTCCATTATATGAGAAGAATTTTGAAGCTAAAAAGACAGATGTGAACTGGGTTAAAGGTGCCGTTGGTAGAATGTTCTCCAAGGAATGTACTGATGATCCTTTGTTCAAAAAATTATTCGAAGCCCAATTGGCTTTGGATCCTTCAGCAGAGGCTTATATGTACGGGGCAACCTTAAAGTTGAAGGCAGGTGATTCCAAAGGCGCTGTATCGGATTACAACAAAGCCCTTGAATTGGAAACCAATGCCAAAAAACGTTCAGACATTGCTTATAAAATTGCGACTACTTACGTAAGGTCTAGTAAATCCTCAGCCAGGAGTTATGCCCAAAAGGCATTGGATGCAAACCCTTCTAATGGTAAAGCTTATTTGTTGATTGCAAGTTTATATGCTAGTAGTGCCAACGATTGTGGAACTACAACTTTTGAAAAAAGAGCAATATATTGGAAAGCTGCCGATGTAGCAAGACAAGCCGGTAGAGTAGATCCTGCGTTAAGCGGTAGATCTGCACAGGCTGCAACTAGTTATGCGTCCAAGGCTCCTTCAAAAGAAGATATATTCAACTCTGGAATGGCAGGTAAAACGGTTTCTTTTAGCTGTTGGGTTGGAGGTAGCGTAACTGTGCCTAGTTTATAA
- a CDS encoding type III pantothenate kinase has protein sequence MNLIVDAGNTFVKLAVFDGDRMLSDQKVELDGFCNKIKEFFEEYPDIDHSIVSSVGYLDKKHLAMVAIFSKVHILSSKSLVPFKNSYASPHTLGVDRIALATAAFYYNPKGNTLVIDAGTCITYDMINDIGEYLGGAISPGIAMRYKALHEQTSKLPLLETKDILDFIGNTTASCIHSGVVNGVCNEIDGVIEQYNARFINLTVILTGGDMQFLSKRLKNTIFAHSKFLLEGLNYLLEYNKR, from the coding sequence ATGAACTTGATAGTTGACGCTGGTAATACTTTTGTTAAACTCGCTGTCTTTGATGGAGATAGGATGCTATCTGATCAAAAAGTGGAGTTGGATGGATTCTGTAATAAAATCAAAGAATTTTTTGAGGAATACCCAGATATTGATCATTCTATCGTTTCTTCAGTGGGTTATTTGGATAAAAAGCATCTGGCGATGGTCGCTATTTTTAGTAAGGTCCATATTTTAAGCTCCAAAAGTTTGGTTCCATTTAAAAATTCTTATGCTTCGCCCCACACCCTGGGGGTGGATAGAATCGCATTGGCAACCGCCGCCTTTTATTATAATCCTAAAGGGAATACGCTTGTCATAGATGCAGGAACCTGTATCACATACGATATGATCAACGACATAGGAGAATACCTTGGGGGAGCCATATCCCCTGGGATTGCAATGAGGTATAAGGCCCTACACGAACAAACTTCCAAATTGCCGCTTCTTGAAACCAAAGATATATTGGATTTTATTGGTAATACTACCGCATCCTGCATCCACAGCGGAGTAGTCAACGGGGTTTGTAATGAAATAGACGGGGTAATTGAGCAATATAATGCCAGATTTATAAATTTAACAGTTATTTTAACGGGAGGGGATATGCAATTTTTGTCAAAACGATTAAAAAATACCATATTTGCGCATTCTAAATTTCTCCTAGAGGGGTTAAATTATTTGCTCGAATACAATAAACGATAA